CGTAGTCCGGGGCGTAGAGGATGCCGCGCTCGAACACCGCTTGGCCGATCGTCTTGTCGGCCAACTGGTTGTTAGCGCCGCCGGCGATCACCTTGACCTTCAGGCGCGGCAGGGTCGTGGTCGAGATCGCGCCGCCCAGGGCGCAGGGCGCGAACACGTCGGCCTCGACGTCGAAGATGGCGTCGATCGGCACGATCTGGGCGCCGGTCTTGGCGGCCACATCGTTCAGGGCCGCCTGATTGACGTCGGCGATGATCAGCTTGGCGCCGGCGGCGTGCAGCTTCTCGGCCAGATAGGCGCCGACATGGCCCACGCCCTGGATGGCGACGGTGACGCCGTTCAGGTCGCGGTTCAGAGCCCGCTGGACGCACAGGCGCACGCCGCGGAACACGCCCTCGGCGGTGACCGGCGACGGATCGCCCGAGGCGGCCGCGTGGCCTTCCAGGCCGGCGACGTAGCGGGTGGTCTTGCGGGTGCTGGTCAGGTCGGCGGGCGAGACACCCACGTCCTCGGCGGTCCAGTACTGGCCGCCCAGGCTGTCGACCGCGCGGCCGAAGGCCTCGAACAGTTCCGGCGTCTTCTGGCTGCGGGCGTCGCCGATGATCACGGCCTTGCCGCCGCCGAAGTCCAGGTCGGCCATGGCGTTCTTGTACGACATGCCCTTGGACAGCCGCAGGGCGTCGGTCACGGCGGCGTCGGCGCTGGAATAGTCCCACATGCGACAGCCGCCGGCGGCGGGGCCACGGGCGGTGGAGTGGACGGCGATGATCGACTTGAGGCCTGTTTTTTCATCAAAGAACGCGTGAACGCCTTCGTGTCCCTCGAAATCCGGGGAATCGAACAAGGTCATGCCGTCGGTCTCGCCTTAGCTAGAAGATTGCGCCGGGGTGTACGCCGGTGGGCTTTACGCCACAACCCCTCGCTTCGCCGCACCCGATCAGGGCTGGGCCTATTGCTTGGAAACCTGCGTGCGCACCACGTTCGGCGCGGTCGGCGCCCCCGGGATCGGCGGCGCGCCGGACGGCAGGTCGGCCGCCGGATCCTTCAGGAACGCGGCCGCGTCGGTCCACACCACCTGCGCCTGCTTGTCGACCAGCAGCAGGTGCCAGCCGTTGGCGTAATAGGCCGAGCGGTCGTCGGGCTTGAGCCGCCGGGCCGCCTCCATGGTCGGCTCCTTGGGGATGATATGGTCATTGGCCCCGTAGAAATAGGCGATCGGAACCTGGACCTTGCCCAGCGACGCCCAGGCCTTCTCCATCAGCCCGACCAGGCCGTAGAGGGTGTCGGACCGCGCGCCCCAGATCATCAGAGGGTCACGGCCCATGCGCCGCAGTTCGTCGATATTGTCGGTGGGCTGGACGTTCTTGACCAGCCATTCGGGCGGCTTGACCACCCAGCTGCGGGTGGTGTGGGCGGTGATCCACAGGCTGGTCTTGTAGGGCAGAGGCTGGTTCGACCAGCCCCAGACCGCCGGGGCGAACAGCAGCAGCCGCTCGGCGGCCGGCGGTCGGTCCGAGGCCATGGCCACGATGGCCAGGGCCCCGCCCATGCTCTCGCCGGCCAGGGCGACCTTGGCCTCGGGATGGGCCTCGCGGACCAAGGCGACGGCGGTGCGGACGTCCTCGATCACCAGGTCCGGCGGCGCCCAGACGCCGCGGTCGGGCGAACGGCCGAAGCCCCGGATGTCGATGGCGTAGGTGGCGATCCCCTGCCCCGCCCAGAACGGCGCGGCCAGATGGAAGGCGTTGGAATAGTCGTTCATGCCGTGCAGGGCGACGATCACCTGGGTGACCGGCTGGCCCTCGGGCGGCAGCCACGTCGTCATGCCCAGCCTCGTCCCGTCGAAGCTGAACAGGCCGTCCTTGTCCAGGCGCGGCCCGCGATAGCCCAGCTCGCCCGGGCCGGGACGCTGGGTGACCGGAGCACAGGCGGCCAGGCCCGCCGCGCTGGCCGCGCCAAGGAGAAGAATCCGACGGTTCATGACGCCAGAATGCCCGCCACTCGGCGGCGAAGATAGGGCGCGACCTCGGCGTCGAACCACGGGTTGCGCTTGAGCCACCCGGTGTTGCGCCACGACGGGTGCGGCAGGGGCAGCACGCCCTGGTCGATATAGTCGCGCCAGGCGGCGACGGTGTCGGTCATGTTCGCCTTCATGCGCGACTCCAACGCCCAGGCTTGGGCATGGCTCCCGACCAGCAGGGTCAGCTCGACGTTCGGCAGGGCCGCCAGCAGCGGCTTGCGCCACAGGGCCGCGCAACGGGCCGGCGGCGGATAGTCGCCGCCCTTGGGATTGGTGCCCGGAAAGCAGAAGGCCATGGCCGCCACGCCGATCTCGGGGCGGCCGTAGAAGGTCTCGCGGTCGATCCCCATCCAGTCGCGCAGGCGGTTGCCCGAGGCGTCGTTGAACGGCAGGCCGGTCTCGTGGACGATCCGCCCCGGCGCCTGGCCGCAGATCAGCAGGCGCGTCTCCTCGCCCACCCGCACCACGGGCCGGGGCACGTGCGGCAGGTACGGCGCGCACGCCCGGCAGGCGGCGATGTCGGATAGGATGGTGTCGAGCGGCATGGAGGTGTCAGGTAGCGCGCCGCCGACGGAAGACAAGCCTGGGCGGAGACCTAGGCCTCGCCGCCCTCGTCGCCCGCGCCGTCCTCGGCGACGTCGTCCACGACATCCTCGAAGCTGGTCGGATCGCCTTCCATGCGCAGGCGCAGGCGGTAGACCCCGCGGAATTGCTCCGGGTTCACCGGCTTGTTGTGGCGCAGGATGACGATCGTGCCCTCGCGGGCCAGTTCGATGGCGTCGGTGCGCACATGGCCCAGCAGGCGCTGCCAGCGCTCGGGCTGTACCGCCTTGGCGACCGACATCGGGTCGATGGACTTGCCGGCGGCCACGGCGGCCAGCTGGGAAAGGATGGTGTCTTGGATAGGCGTGGTCATGAGCGGAGGGATGCCACGAATCCGCCGGCAGCGCGAGCGCGGCCGCTTGCCTTGAACGTCGCCCCGCCTTAGGTCCTCAAAGACAACGCAGAAGACCTGGGCAGGGAAACGGGCCATGGACGGCGGCAACGAGATCTTAAGCGGCCCCAAGCTGGTGACCGAGGGTGAGTGGGCCGGCTGGCGCACATGGTCGGGCCTGGACGCGTTCGAGGACCAGACCGGCCCCTTCTATTACCGCGAGGAAAACGGCGTCGTCCGCAGCGCCTTCCGCGCCGAGCCGCGCCACATGAACGGCGGCGGCTTCATGCACGGCGGTTGCATGATGACCTTCGCCGACTATTCGCTGTTCACCATCGCGTGGCGGGAACTGACCGACATGCGGGCCGTGACCGTCAGCCTGAACGGCGAGTTCCTGGGTCCGGCCAAGGCCGGTGACCTGGTGGAATCGACCGGCGAGGTCACCAAGGCCGGCGGCTCGCTGCTGTTCGTGCGCGGGCTGATCTCGACCGGCGGCGCGCCGATGCTGAACTTCTCGGGCGTGATCAAGAAGATCCGGCCGCGGTAGACCAAGATCAGGCCCTCCCCCTGTGGGGGAGGCGGCCGAAGGCCGGTGGGGGGAGTTTTAGGATTGTCGATCCGGGTTGTGGTCTCCCGCCGATCACTCCCCCCTCCGTCGCCCTTTGGGCGACACCTCCCCCACAGGGGGAGGATCTAAAAACTCGGCCCCGCTCCTAGACCCCCGCCTTCGCCGCCGGTCGGGCCATCATGCCCTCCAGCCAACGCTTGAGATTGACCAGTTCCGGGTCCGGCCGAAACCGCACCATCCGCGCGAAGTCGATCGCCGTCGCCGCCAGGATGTCGGCCATGGTCACCCGCTCGCCGGCGATGAACGCGCTCTCGGCCAGGCGGCGATCCAGCATCTTCAGCCCCTTCTCGGCGGTGGCCCGGCCGTTGGCGGCCACCTCGGGGATCTGGGTCTCGATGGCGGCCAAGGCGGGATGGCCGTGGCGCACGGCCATCATCAGCGGGGTGGCGACAAGCATCTCGGTGCGGCGCGACCACATCTCGATCACGGCGGCTTCGCAGGCCTCCTCGCCGAACAGGTTGGGCTCGGGATAGAGGGTTTCCAGATAACGGCAGATGGCCACCGACTCGGTGATGGTCGCGCCGTTGTCCATCTCCAGCGCCGGCACGTTGGGCAGGCCGGCCTTGGCCAGGTATTCGGGCGTCTTGTGCTGGCCGCCGAAGATGTCGACATCGACGATCTCGATGTCCTCGATGCCCTTCTCGGCCATAAACCAGCGCACGCGGCGGGGATTGGGGGCGCGACGGCTGTCGTAGAGCTTCAAAAGAAATCCTCCCGGCTTGTGACCGGGAGGATGCTTTGGTTCCGCGAAGGAAGGGAAGACCCTAAAGCCCGAACCACCCGCGCGGCATCAGGCCGATCAGCGAACCGGTCAGGCAGGTCGCCAGGAAGCCGGCCATCATCGCCTTCCAGACCAGGCCCAGCACCTCTTGCCGGCGCTGGGGCACCAGCACCGAGAAGCCGGCGACGTTCATGCCCACCGAGCCGATGTTGGCGAAGCCGCACAGGGCGTAGGTCATGATCATGCGGGTGCGCGGATCCAGCAGCTCGGGACCCTGCTTGGCCAGCTGGATGAAGGCGGTGAACTCGGTCAGGATCAGCTTGACGCCCAGCAGACCGCCGGCCGTGCCCGCTTCCTTCCACGGAATGCCCATCGACCAGGCCAGGGGCGCGAACACCATGCCCAGCACGCGGGCGATGCTCAGGTGCTCGCCGCCCACCATCGGCAGGGCGAACAGGATCTTGTCGACCATGGTGGCCAGGGCGATGAAGACGATCAGGGTGGCGCCGACGTTCAGGGCGATCTGCAGCCCGTCGGTGGTGCCCTTCATGACCGCGTCGATCGAGCTGCCGTAGGTCTTGTCTTCCTCGGCCAGGTCCAGGTCGTCGGATTTTTCGCTGGGGTCGCCGGGCACCATGATCCGGGCCAGCAGCACCCCGGCCGGGGCCGAGATCAGCGAGGCGGCCAGCACGTGGGCGGCGGCGTTGGGCAGCACGTCATGCAGGATGGTGGCGTACGCGACCATGGTCGAGCCGCTGACGCAGGCCATGCCGACCGCGATCAGCATGAACAGCTCCGACCGGGTCAGGCGCTCCAGATAGGCGCGAATGAAGATCGGGCCTTCGATCTGGCCCATGAAGATGGTGGCGGCGGTGGCCAGCGCCGGCGGACCGCGCAGGCCCAGGGTCTTCTGGAACAGGAAGCCCAGACCCTTGGCCAGCCACTTCAGGATGCCCCAGTGCCACAGCAGCGCCGACAGGGCGCAGACGACCAGGATCACCGGAAGGACGCGGAAGGCGAACAGGAACCCCGCCCCCGGATTGGTCTCGGTATAGGGGGTGGCGGTTCCCGACAGATAGCCGAACACGAAGTTGGTGCCGGCCTGGGTCGACGAGGCCAGGCCCTCGACCGCGCCATTGACGCCCTGCAGGGCGTTACGCGTCGCGGGCAGCTTGAACAGCACGAAGACCAGGATCAGCTGGATGGCGATCGCGCAGACGGCCAGCACCAGCGGGAAGCGCTTGCGGTTCTCGGAGACGAGCCAGCAAAGGCCGAGGATCAGCGCCACGCCCGCCAGGGCTTGGACGTTCTCGGGAAGGAAGATCAAAACGGAAGACCCTAAAAGAGCGACGCGCCCCCGCGACGCAGCCAAGGAACCAAATGACTATGAATGGGGGGCGCGGCGCAAGCGCCTTGCGTCGATAGGCGGCCACCGGCGGGCGATGGTCTGGCTTTGGGCGCCCGTGCCTCACGGAACGATCGGCGGGAGTCGCGAGGCGTCGAAGCCCCGCGACCCCCTTGGACGTCAGGCCGCGACGTTGACCGAACCGGTCGAGGTCGCGCCTTGGGCGCTGGCCAGCTGGGTCAGCAGCTTCTGCATCAGGTCCGAAGCCAGGGTCGAGCCGGAGGTCGCGCTGGTCGCGGCGCTGGCGGCGGTGCTGGTCGCGTCGTTGCTGGCCGAGGCCTGGGCCTTCTTCAGCATGTCGGCGAACTCGCCCCGCGACAGCGAGCCGTCGCCATCGGAATCGGCGCCGCTGATCAGGCTGTCGGCCGCCGAGGTCGCGTCCGAACCGGAGGTGTCGGCGGCGGCCAGTTCGGCGGCCGAAACGACGCCGTCCTGGTTGGTGTCCAGCGTGTCGAACACCTTGCCGCCGCCACCGGCGTGGCCGGCATGGCCCGCACCGTGCGCGCCGCCGCCCGGAGGCGGGCCCTGCGGACGGCTGGCTTTGGCCATCGCCGTGAACTCGTCGCCGGAGATCTTGCCGTCACCGTCGCTGTCGGCGTCGGAGACCAGGGTGGCGGCCGCCGAGGAGGCGTCGGAGGAACCGCCCAGGGCCTTGGTCAGGGCCGAGGTCAGCTCGTCGCTGGACAACGAGCCGTCGCCGTCGCTGTCCAGGGTCGCGAAGGCGTCCTGCAGCGGGTTGGAGCCGTGCGCGCCTTCCTGGGCGGACAGCAGCGAGCCCAATGTATCGGAACTGAAACTTTGGCCGCTGGAGCCTTGCGAGCTCATCGACGGCGGGGGCGGCGGCGGCGCATTGCCGCCCACACCCGGAAAACCTTGCCCGGCAGAGGCCGCGCCGGACGTCGACGACGTTCCGCCAGCGGCTGAAGTGGTGGAGCTGCGCATCGACTGCAGCAACTGCTGCATGATCGAGGAACTGCTCAGGCTCGAGACGCTCAAGACGGTTTCTCCTTTGACCCTGGGCGGCGCGCCAGAGGCGGCCGGGCGACGCCGAACCCCTCGGCGCATTCCGGGTCATGCGAAAAACATTCCACATTTCAGCATGTTGCAGAGCTGATATATTTGCCTTGGCCGTCGATGTGAAAACCGGCGCGTCCCCTGGGGCGCAAGCTCGACATCGTGCCCGAAAAGCTCCAAGGGAGGCGCCATCGGACCGTGCAAACCGGCGATCGGGGAACGCCGTCCCCCGTCTTACCCCGATTTAACTTGGCCGCGCGATGTTCGCCGGTCATTGCTGCAACCCTTGATTGGGGAGCGTACCGAGCATGTCGTTGGCCTTGGCCACCCTGCTATACGAATGGCGTAGATACATGGCGGCGGTGATCGCCCTGGCGTTCGCGGGCCTGCTGGTCCTGGCCCAGGTCGGCATGTTCACCGGCATCGGCAAGAGCTTCACCGCCACGATCGACCGCTCGCCGGCCGACATCATGGTGCTGGGCCCCAAGGCCGAGAGCCTGATGAACGGCGGCAGCGGCCTGCCCCGCCGCGTCATGGCCCAGATGTACATGCACCCCGAGGTCGCCGAGGTCGCCGACCTGGACGGCGGCAACGGGCTTTGGACCAACGTGCCCGCGCCCGGCAAGAAGCAGGTGCGCGAGTGGATCCAGACCTCGGCGGTCGATCCGCGCGCCGACTCCGTGACCTGGCCCAAGGACTACAACGAAAACATCCGCATCGCCCTGCTCGAGCCCTATGCCGTGGCCATCGACCGGACGGGCATGGCCAAGCTGGGCATCAAGAAGATCGGCGACACCGCCGCCATCAACGGCCAGACCGTCCACGTTCGCTACATCCTCGACGGCTACCCCAACATGATGCAGCCGACGATCGTCATCTCGCGCGACACCCTGCGCCTGCTGGGCCAGGCCTCGAACGGCAGCCGCGTCGGCCCGCTGATGATCCGCATCCGCCACCCCGAAATGGCCGAGCACGTGCGCGACGAGCTCAACGCCACCGCCGACAAGAAGTACCGCGCCTGGACCCGCCAGGAGCTGTCCGACGCCAATGACGGGGCGATGATGAAGGAGAGCTTCATCGGCATCATGCTGGTCTCGTCGCTGATCCTGGGCCTGTTCATCGGGGTGGGCATCACCTCCCAGACCCTGCGCGGCGCGATCCTGGCCAACATCAAGGAATTCGCCGCCCTGCGCGCCCTGGGCGTGTCGATGGGCTCGCTGCGGATGATCGTGATCGAGCTGGGCTTCTGGACCGGGATCGCGGGCCTGGCCGCCACGGCGATCCTGGTGGCCGGCGCGGCCGCCCTGGCCGGGGCCAACGGCGTGCCGATGAGCTTCCCGATCCCGATCGTCATCTTCGTGGCCATCTTCCTGGTGCTGATCTCCGTACTGTCGGGGCTGATGGCCCTGGGCATCCTCAAGAAGAGCCAACCGGCGGACCTGCTGCGATGAACGCCCATTCCCCCGCCAATTCGCCCGCAAGCCGCAGCGCCATCGTCGCCAAGGGCCTGCAGAAGCGCTTCAAGACCGGCCGCACCTATATCGAGGTGCTCAAGAACGTCGATTTCGACGCCCTGCACGGCGACGTGACCATGGTCATGGGCCCCTCGGGCTCGGGCAAGTCGACCCTGGTGGCCTGCCTTTCGGGCCTGCTGCGGCCCGACGAGGGCAAGGTCGAGGCCCTGAACGTCGACCTGTGGGGCTCGCCCGACGGTCGCCCCCGGGGCCTCAGCTCCGGCAAGCTGGACCGCTTCCGCCTGGATAATTGCGGCTTCATCTTCCAGGGCTTCAACCTGTTCCCGGCCCTCAGCGCCCTGCAGCAGGTGACCACGGTGCTGAAGTACCAGGGCCACAGCCCCGACAAGGCCCGCGCCATGGCGGTGACCACGCTCGAAGAGGTGGGCCTGGGCAAGCGCATGAACCAGAAGCCCGCCGAGCTGTCGGGCGGCGAGAAGCAGCGCGTGGCCATCGCCCGCGCCCTGGCCAAGCAGCCCAAGCTGCTGTTCGCCGACGAGCCGACCTCGGCGCTCGACGGCGAGAACGGCCAGATCGTCACCCGGCTTCTGCAACGCGCGGCCAAGGAGCACGGGGCGGCGGTGATCTGCGTCACCCACGACCCGCGCCTGGAAGCCTTCGCCGACCGCGTCATCCACATCGAAGACGGCCGCATCCTCGACGACCGTCGCGTCACCCCTGTCTCGACCCCCGCGTCGATCGACCGCCCCCTGATCGGAGCCTGAGTTCCATGCCCGCCCTGTTTCGCCGACCGTCTTTCTGGGTCGTCATTCTGATCGTCATCTCCGTCGGTTCGATCTTTTTCGTGATGAGCGGCCAGGCCAAGGCCAAGAAGGCCAAGATGGCCGCGATCGCCGCCGCCGCGCCCGCCACGCCCTATGGCGCGGTGGCCGACGGCAAGGCCGACGTCGAGGGCGGGGTCATCCAGGTGGCCGCCCGCCGCCAGGGCATCATCCGCGAGGTTCTGGTCCAGGAAGGCGACACCGTCTCCAAGGGTCAGGTCTTGGCCAAGCAGGAAGACGACGACGCGCGCCTGGCCGCCGACACGGCCGCGGCCGGCCTGAACTCGGCCCGCGCCCAGCTGGCGCTGTACCAGGTGCAGCTGCGCACCGGGCAGCGCGAGTTCAAGCGCCTGCAAAACCTGTCGGCGTCCAACTTCGTGGCCGGCCAGCGTCTCGACGCGGCCCAGGACCAGATCGCCACGGCCAGCGCCAACATCCAGGCCCAGCAGGCCGCCATCCAGGTGGCGACCGCCCAGTTGGCCCAGGCCCGCTACAACCAAGAACTGACGATCATCCGCGCGCCGGCCGATGGCCGCATCGCCCGCCGCTACGCCAATCCCGGCGCCGGCGCCTCGTCGCTGAACGTCACTCCGATGTTCGACCTGGAGCCGCAGACGGCCCGCATCGTCCGCGCCGAGATCAGCGAGTCGGCCATCCCGTTCGTGACCCTGGGCCAGGCCGTCGAGATCATTCCGGAAGCCGACCAGTCCAAGGTCTACACCGGCAAGGTCCTGCGCCGCGCCGCCGTGTTCGGCGCCCGCAAGCTGCAGTCGGACGACCCCTCCGAGCGCACCGACGCCCGGGTGGTCGAAGTGGTGATCAGCGCCGACGGCACGCCGTTCCTGATCGGCCAGCGCGTGCTGGTGAAGTTCATGAAGCCCGGCGCGACGGCGGGGGCGAAGCGGCCGGCGAATACGCAGCCGGATCCGGTGAAGTCGTAAGCGCTCTTCCCCCTCCGGGGGAGGAGCGCCGCAGGCGCGGAGGGGGCAAGTCTTAGCCTCCACCGCGCCCCGAACACTTGCCCCCTCCGGTCGCTGCGCGACCTCCTCCCCCAGAGGGGGAAGAGCGCCATCTTGACGCCCCCTCTCCCGCGCCGCACAAACGCGCCAAACCAAACACGCGTTTGAGGGAGAGTAGAGCATGGCGGACGACATCCGGTTCGACGGTCAGGTCGCGATCGTCACGGGGGCCGGCGGCGGTCTGGGCCGGCAGCACGCGCTGGAGCTGGCGCGGCGCGGCGCCAAGGTCGTGGTCAACGACCTGGGCGGCAGCGTCGACGGCTCGGGCGGCTCATCCGAGGCGGCTAAGGCCGTGGTGGCCGAGAT
The window above is part of the Caulobacter soli genome. Proteins encoded here:
- a CDS encoding PaaI family thioesterase, whose product is MDGGNEILSGPKLVTEGEWAGWRTWSGLDAFEDQTGPFYYREENGVVRSAFRAEPRHMNGGGFMHGGCMMTFADYSLFTIAWRELTDMRAVTVSLNGEFLGPAKAGDLVESTGEVTKAGGSLLFVRGLISTGGAPMLNFSGVIKKIRPR
- a CDS encoding glutathione S-transferase family protein; translated protein: MKLYDSRRAPNPRRVRWFMAEKGIEDIEIVDVDIFGGQHKTPEYLAKAGLPNVPALEMDNGATITESVAICRYLETLYPEPNLFGEEACEAAVIEMWSRRTEMLVATPLMMAVRHGHPALAAIETQIPEVAANGRATAEKGLKMLDRRLAESAFIAGERVTMADILAATAIDFARMVRFRPDPELVNLKRWLEGMMARPAAKAGV
- a CDS encoding HlyD family secretion protein; this encodes MPALFRRPSFWVVILIVISVGSIFFVMSGQAKAKKAKMAAIAAAAPATPYGAVADGKADVEGGVIQVAARRQGIIREVLVQEGDTVSKGQVLAKQEDDDARLAADTAAAGLNSARAQLALYQVQLRTGQREFKRLQNLSASNFVAGQRLDAAQDQIATASANIQAQQAAIQVATAQLAQARYNQELTIIRAPADGRIARRYANPGAGASSLNVTPMFDLEPQTARIVRAEISESAIPFVTLGQAVEIIPEADQSKVYTGKVLRRAAVFGARKLQSDDPSERTDARVVEVVISADGTPFLIGQRVLVKFMKPGATAGAKRPANTQPDPVKS
- a CDS encoding uracil-DNA glycosylase family protein, which translates into the protein MPLDTILSDIAACRACAPYLPHVPRPVVRVGEETRLLICGQAPGRIVHETGLPFNDASGNRLRDWMGIDRETFYGRPEIGVAAMAFCFPGTNPKGGDYPPPARCAALWRKPLLAALPNVELTLLVGSHAQAWALESRMKANMTDTVAAWRDYIDQGVLPLPHPSWRNTGWLKRNPWFDAEVAPYLRRRVAGILAS
- a CDS encoding ABC transporter permease, with the translated sequence MSLALATLLYEWRRYMAAVIALAFAGLLVLAQVGMFTGIGKSFTATIDRSPADIMVLGPKAESLMNGGSGLPRRVMAQMYMHPEVAEVADLDGGNGLWTNVPAPGKKQVREWIQTSAVDPRADSVTWPKDYNENIRIALLEPYAVAIDRTGMAKLGIKKIGDTAAINGQTVHVRYILDGYPNMMQPTIVISRDTLRLLGQASNGSRVGPLMIRIRHPEMAEHVRDELNATADKKYRAWTRQELSDANDGAMMKESFIGIMLVSSLILGLFIGVGITSQTLRGAILANIKEFAALRALGVSMGSLRMIVIELGFWTGIAGLAATAILVAGAAALAGANGVPMSFPIPIVIFVAIFLVLISVLSGLMALGILKKSQPADLLR
- a CDS encoding ABC transporter ATP-binding protein, with translation MNAHSPANSPASRSAIVAKGLQKRFKTGRTYIEVLKNVDFDALHGDVTMVMGPSGSGKSTLVACLSGLLRPDEGKVEALNVDLWGSPDGRPRGLSSGKLDRFRLDNCGFIFQGFNLFPALSALQQVTTVLKYQGHSPDKARAMAVTTLEEVGLGKRMNQKPAELSGGEKQRVAIARALAKQPKLLFADEPTSALDGENGQIVTRLLQRAAKEHGAAVICVTHDPRLEAFADRVIHIEDGRILDDRRVTPVSTPASIDRPLIGA
- a CDS encoding alpha/beta hydrolase, whose protein sequence is MNRRILLLGAASAAGLAACAPVTQRPGPGELGYRGPRLDKDGLFSFDGTRLGMTTWLPPEGQPVTQVIVALHGMNDYSNAFHLAAPFWAGQGIATYAIDIRGFGRSPDRGVWAPPDLVIEDVRTAVALVREAHPEAKVALAGESMGGALAIVAMASDRPPAAERLLLFAPAVWGWSNQPLPYKTSLWITAHTTRSWVVKPPEWLVKNVQPTDNIDELRRMGRDPLMIWGARSDTLYGLVGLMEKAWASLGKVQVPIAYFYGANDHIIPKEPTMEAARRLKPDDRSAYYANGWHLLLVDKQAQVVWTDAAAFLKDPAADLPSGAPPIPGAPTAPNVVRTQVSKQ
- a CDS encoding DUF3253 domain-containing protein; this encodes MTTPIQDTILSQLAAVAAGKSIDPMSVAKAVQPERWQRLLGHVRTDAIELAREGTIVILRHNKPVNPEQFRGVYRLRLRMEGDPTSFEDVVDDVAEDGAGDEGGEA
- a CDS encoding NupC/NupG family nucleoside CNT transporter, with translation MFLPENVQALAGVALILGLCWLVSENRKRFPLVLAVCAIAIQLILVFVLFKLPATRNALQGVNGAVEGLASSTQAGTNFVFGYLSGTATPYTETNPGAGFLFAFRVLPVILVVCALSALLWHWGILKWLAKGLGFLFQKTLGLRGPPALATAATIFMGQIEGPIFIRAYLERLTRSELFMLIAVGMACVSGSTMVAYATILHDVLPNAAAHVLAASLISAPAGVLLARIMVPGDPSEKSDDLDLAEEDKTYGSSIDAVMKGTTDGLQIALNVGATLIVFIALATMVDKILFALPMVGGEHLSIARVLGMVFAPLAWSMGIPWKEAGTAGGLLGVKLILTEFTAFIQLAKQGPELLDPRTRMIMTYALCGFANIGSVGMNVAGFSVLVPQRRQEVLGLVWKAMMAGFLATCLTGSLIGLMPRGWFGL
- a CDS encoding EF-hand domain-containing protein; this translates as MSVSSLSSSSIMQQLLQSMRSSTTSAAGGTSSTSGAASAGQGFPGVGGNAPPPPPPSMSSQGSSGQSFSSDTLGSLLSAQEGAHGSNPLQDAFATLDSDGDGSLSSDELTSALTKALGGSSDASSAAATLVSDADSDGDGKISGDEFTAMAKASRPQGPPPGGGAHGAGHAGHAGGGGKVFDTLDTNQDGVVSAAELAAADTSGSDATSAADSLISGADSDGDGSLSRGEFADMLKKAQASASNDATSTAASAATSATSGSTLASDLMQKLLTQLASAQGATSTGSVNVAA
- a CDS encoding Leu/Phe/Val dehydrogenase → MTLFDSPDFEGHEGVHAFFDEKTGLKSIIAVHSTARGPAAGGCRMWDYSSADAAVTDALRLSKGMSYKNAMADLDFGGGKAVIIGDARSQKTPELFEAFGRAVDSLGGQYWTAEDVGVSPADLTSTRKTTRYVAGLEGHAAASGDPSPVTAEGVFRGVRLCVQRALNRDLNGVTVAIQGVGHVGAYLAEKLHAAGAKLIIADVNQAALNDVAAKTGAQIVPIDAIFDVEADVFAPCALGGAISTTTLPRLKVKVIAGGANNQLADKTIGQAVFERGILYAPDYVINGGGIINVAGEIRALEAGVAFDPAWVAAKLARLAQTLGEVLDHSLVDKRPANLVADEIARARIAAARG